GTTTTAATGCTCTGGTTGTCGATGAGCGCTGCTGTACTGTTAATCGGCGATCAGTTGAACGTGACAGTCGGTGAAGATATGCGTCTAAAAGCGCAGTCACAATCTAACGAAAAATATTAATTTGTAAATCCTTGAGAAAACTTTTGCAAAAGCTCAGTAGGGGAGTAGAATATCTAACGATTCAATGCAAAATTAGCGATCGCCTTCATGCCAGATTCTTCTCCTCGGTTTTCTATGATTGAACCTGATGCTAAAGCACCCACCTTAAAGCGCCTGCGTCAGTTAAGCCGCCTGCTAGATAATGTTATTACCATTCCTGGTACGAAGATTGGTTTTGGTCTAGATCCAATTTTAGGACTTATACCTATTGGTGGTGATTTTTTGGGAGTCATGTTTTCTAGCTACATCATCCTAGAAGCAGCGCGGCTGGGTGTCTCTAGAGCCACTTTAGGCAAAATGGTTGTAAATGTGATCGTTGATGGGTTGGTAGGCACTGTCCCTGTTTTGGGAGACTTTTTTGATTTTGCCTGGAGAGCTAACACTAATAATATCAAGCTATTGGAAGAATACTTAAAGTTTCCCAGCGAGCAAAAGAGTGCAGATAGGTTGTTTATTATTGCTCTTTTGGTTGGATTGTTGCTAATATCCATTGTTTTAGTAGCATTACCCGTGATCCTAATTAGAATATTCTGGAACGCTTTAACTGGTGGTTAAATTATTGATAGATAATGGAATGAAAGATTGGTGGCAAGCTACTTTTCCCAACGGACGGCAAACTTTAATTATTACTGATGCTAAAGGCTATCCTGTAGAAATTTCTTATGGCGAAAAAGGTAAAGGAAAACCGCTAATTTTGTTACATGGCATGGGTAGTTGGAGCTATAATTGGCGACACAGCGTCACAGAATTATCTAAATATTTTCGGGTAATTTGTTTTGATGCCAAAGGTTTTGGCTTTTCTGAAAAACCATTGTCTCGTCGAGAACACAACGGTCATCAAGTTATTGAGTTTCAAAGAATTATTCAGGCATTATGTGATGAACCCGCAGTGATTGTAGCAGAATCTCTGGGGGGATTAGTTGCCCTTGCTCTTGCTCAAGAAAATCCGCAGTTAATCGGGCAGCTTGTAGTAGTAAATGTGCCTGTTTTTGCTAAACGTCTACCCCATTGGGCTATGGGATTACTTGCTCAAACCCCTCTAGAAATCATCCAAACAATTGACTCCTTACGGTTGGCATATTTCTTTGCACCTCTATTAAGAGAAATTATGGCAATAGAAAGACGTGGGGTATTATTTGATCCGTCAATTTTGACAAAAGAAGATGTCTATTGGATAACTTACCCGTTTATTGAATTTCCTGGTACGCTTGTCAAAGTTGCCGAAGAGTTACAAATAGCAGCGCGAGAAATTGAGAATTGGCAAGCAGATAAACCAAATATGCTTACCAAAATTCAAAATAAACTAAGTATAATTAAGTGCCCTACACTAGTTTTGTGGGGCGATCAAGATAGTTGGTTTCCTGCTACTCATGGTGAAAAATTACATCAGCATATCCCAAATTCCAAATTAAAAATTTTGTCTAACTGCTATCATGACGCTTCAACTGGTGCTTCTAAGGAGTTGAATGCAGCGATTCTGGAATTTTTACGGGATGGTAATACCGTATTAAGATCGCTTGATAGCTAAAGTTAGTCCATCGGCAATGGGCACAAGGGAGAGTGTTACCCGTTCATCATGATGTAACTTCTCATTGAGTGCCCGAATCGATTGGGTGCTTTCATCTTGATTTTCCGGGTCAGCAACTTGTCCTGACCATAAAACATTATCAATCGCAATCAATCCACCTGGACGCAACAATTGCAGCGATCGCTCATAATATCCATCATAATTTTCTTTATCAGCATCAATAAAAGCAAAATCAAATGTCTCTGCTTGGCCAGTTGCCAACAGCCGATCTAAAGTTTCTAAACCTGGAGCCAATCGTAAATCGATTTTATCGGCAACTCCGGCTTCTTGCCAATATCGGCGAGCGATCGCAGTAAATTCTTCACTCACATCAGCAGCAATAATTTTACCATCATCAGGAAGTGCTAAAGCCACTGAAAGCGAGCTATAACCTGTAAATACACCAACTTCTAGGGTTTTCTTGGCTCCAATCAGCTGTACTAGCAGTCTCATAAACTGCCCTTGTTCTGGTGAAATCTGCATCGTGCTTCTGGGATGACTGGCAGTTTCTTGGCGCAACTTCAAAAGAATCTCTGGTTCCCGCAGTGAAACGGATAAAAGGTAATTATAGAGTTGATCGTCAAGACCTATAGACTGTTTTGGCATGGTAGATGAGAGAATTGCAATAATCTACAGTTATACTATCGCCTAAAAGTGGTTTATCAAACATACAACAAGAGAACTTTTAAAATATCCTCTAAATTCTCACTTCGGAATCTTCCTTAAGCATATACCAAATACCATCATTCTTTTGACTTAAAATCTGATATTTTTTCTCAACAAATTCTAGCAGATTTGGAAATTTATCTTTAATTATAGCCTGGGGTTCGTAATCAATAAAAATATAAGGAGGCTTTGATAACTCTAACTGTTTTATAAGTGCTGACCATTGCTCAGATAGAAAATATTCAAGGGCCCAACCACGTAGTATCGTTGCTTGAGTCCGACCAGAAAAATAGTAGATAGATGGATCGCCTGCTACATAAATATCACCAATAAGATTTCCTGGTTGAGATATAAAATTAGCTTCTGAACGAAGAGATGGATATTTGGGTCTAAAGACAGCCTGATATTGCAATCGTGCATCTTCAGTTAAAGCAAAATTATTATTAACCAGAGTAATACTTTTTTTTACGAGAGTGAAAGAGAAAGGTAAGAACAATAAAAATACCAGCAAAATAGTTGGAATTCGAGACTTTAATCCTTTTAAGGAATCCCACAATATATCTAATCCCTTAGTTGCTAAAATACCTATAGGTACAAATAATAGTAAGTAATGGTATTCCCACAATGCTGTTTCTTGTAAAAGAATAACAGACAAACCGAAAATGCACCAAACAACAAGTAGCAAAGTCAATATATTCTTAGACTTATACAATGATACATATACTGCAACAGCAGTCATTAAAATTAAAGAATAAAAATTCTGTAATAACCATTTCATTCCCAAAACAAAATTAGTCTGATTAAATGCAGCATTAGCAACAATCATTGGTGGATATATAAAAAATGTCTTAAACACTATCGCAAAACTATTAACCGAGATAAAGTAGCTGGCAACAACTAAAAGAGGAAATGTAACTCCTATAAAAATTGGGATAAAAATCTCAATGAAGTTTTTTTGGATAGTGTGGCGTTTTATCAGTATAGAATACATCAATATACTTAGCCATAATGAAACTAATATCACCAGAAATAAGAATTTAAATAGCAGAACAATTCCGCCTAAAAAGCCTGACATTAAAAGCAGATAAAATCTTTGCTTTCCTTCTTTTTTAAAAGATTTAAAAGTAACCCAAAGACAAAGGAATAAAGGAAAACCGACTAGTGCTTCTACTTGAGTCAGATGCCAAGCACCGGAAACAATATAGTAAACGCCAACTGTTAACAAAGGTACTAGACTTGCAATTATCTGATGTCGAAAATAGCTTTTTAGAGTCAGCAGCAATATTATCGAAAAAAATACCATGTAAATAAGTTCAAATACATGGATACCAATCTCATTAAAACCAAATAAAGTTCCTGCTAAAAAATAAAATGAGAAAATCCCTGGTTGTTTAATATCCCAAAAATCCCGATAAAGTACCTTTCCTTGTTGCATCTCCAAAGCACCTAGCCTAAAAAATGCTTGATCTCCGTCAAATGGAAAAGGTAAATGTATCAGACCAATAATGACAATAACAATCAAAACTATAAAGTCAATTTTATTTAATTTAGTAATACTAATCATGAAATTTAAAGTTAGATTTAAGTGACTATTTCGCAATAGTTAATATCCTAATAAAATAACAAAAATTTCTGTCTTTTTTTATTACTCATAATGACTAAAAACTGTAATCAAGAAAGATTATGAGTCTATTGGTACTTAAGTTTATGCTTAACTTTGCTATGTTTTACTACAACTTTTAGAGTTTGCAAATGTTTGCAGTGCAAGCAAAACTCTATCTTCATATATGATTGCAATAAGTAGGTGGGTATGAAACAATTGAACTATTTAAAGATATAGTATTTTGCAAAGAATTTAGGTACAAATGCAGAACTCACGCATCAGAGAAAGTTTATACCTCTTGCCTTCTCCTAAGGGGAGACGCTAAAAGCGATCTGTCTGTTGCCGTAATGCTGCACGATCCTGCCTCAAAACCCGTAGCTCTTTGTACTTCATACAAGAGAAAACTGCTGTAAATAGGTAGGTGCAACGTACTAAACTATTGCTTTGAACAACTATGAGTATATCGGTAACTATGTGATGTATATGTGAAGTATTAATGTAGATATAGGCTAATACCCTTGGGTTCTTGATATTTTGCCGACCACTCACTTGCTTGAATTGGAGGAACCTCTGACCTCGCAGACTAACTAACGCTTTCAGCGTCTCCTCTTTTTAAGGAGGGTTAGGACGACCAAGCCTTAACTAGAACTTATTAGGATATAGACACAGCACAATAACTTTAAATATAGGAAATACTGATGGAACGTTCAAAATTAATTGCTATTCTTACAGGTGCGATTTCGGTTATTTTGGCGATCGCTTACCTGATCTTAGTCCAACTTCTGGACTACCGAGACATGAAACCCGCCCCCATCAGCCAATTTGACCAAGCGCCTGCTATTATTTCTGTTTTTTGGCAGATTGACAAAATTATCGAAGTGTAATTCATATTTTGTTTTGCTGACTTGTAGAGACGCAATTGATTGCGTCTCTTGTCATTTATGTCAATAAGTAAAAACTCATGATGATTATTGATCAAACCAACGATAGATTCATAGATAAAAAACAATAGCTATTATTCATTACTCAAATGGTTTGTTATATAAGATTTCTTTAGAG
The Nostoc punctiforme PCC 73102 genome window above contains:
- a CDS encoding DUF4112 domain-containing protein, with translation MPDSSPRFSMIEPDAKAPTLKRLRQLSRLLDNVITIPGTKIGFGLDPILGLIPIGGDFLGVMFSSYIILEAARLGVSRATLGKMVVNVIVDGLVGTVPVLGDFFDFAWRANTNNIKLLEEYLKFPSEQKSADRLFIIALLVGLLLISIVLVALPVILIRIFWNALTGG
- a CDS encoding alpha/beta fold hydrolase, which encodes MKDWWQATFPNGRQTLIITDAKGYPVEISYGEKGKGKPLILLHGMGSWSYNWRHSVTELSKYFRVICFDAKGFGFSEKPLSRREHNGHQVIEFQRIIQALCDEPAVIVAESLGGLVALALAQENPQLIGQLVVVNVPVFAKRLPHWAMGLLAQTPLEIIQTIDSLRLAYFFAPLLREIMAIERRGVLFDPSILTKEDVYWITYPFIEFPGTLVKVAEELQIAAREIENWQADKPNMLTKIQNKLSIIKCPTLVLWGDQDSWFPATHGEKLHQHIPNSKLKILSNCYHDASTGASKELNAAILEFLRDGNTVLRSLDS
- a CDS encoding class I SAM-dependent methyltransferase, with translation MPKQSIGLDDQLYNYLLSVSLREPEILLKLRQETASHPRSTMQISPEQGQFMRLLVQLIGAKKTLEVGVFTGYSSLSVALALPDDGKIIAADVSEEFTAIARRYWQEAGVADKIDLRLAPGLETLDRLLATGQAETFDFAFIDADKENYDGYYERSLQLLRPGGLIAIDNVLWSGQVADPENQDESTQSIRALNEKLHHDERVTLSLVPIADGLTLAIKRS